A window from Salvia miltiorrhiza cultivar Shanhuang (shh) chromosome 2, IMPLAD_Smil_shh, whole genome shotgun sequence encodes these proteins:
- the LOC131008465 gene encoding protein FAR1-RELATED SEQUENCE 5-like, producing the protein MKPYVGQVFKSLKDAFQFYKNYGRSSGFDARKGALKRGKYGQIIYQYFFCIREGINPATHDQSSETQSKKKKRRRKPSTRNGCKARVTVSRGYEDVGCTSDDFRNLSYQMNCYPDGSDAQLLLDRFITKRDLDDRFKCEYLLDECQKVKSIFWSDATGVENFSIFGDAVSFDATYSTNRYNMIFAPFTGKDNHGGCVTFAAGLLSREDVSSYSWILKQFVDCMGHTPTMLITDQDPALKIAVENVMPNTRHRFCMWHIMMKVAQKLPISLRENAELTSKLYEVAWSEFDEPSDFEEKWFEVINEYGLAEHSWFSYMFSKRTYWIPAYFRDLSMSGLFRTTSMSESENSFFRKYLNRNSNLASFYIHYESAMQAQRHSYKQLCMTDQTTTPKLKTHSSIEQHASDIYTRNIFLEVQVEIFEAFNRCCIKSMDTGAEEH; encoded by the exons ATGAAGCCCTACGTAGGTCAAGTGTTCAAGTCTCTTAAAGATGCATTTcagttttataaaaattacggAAGGTCGTCTGGATTCGATGCTCGTAAAGGCGCTCTTAAGAGAGGGAAATATGGGCAGATTATATATCAATATTTTTTCTGCATCAGAGAAGGCATTAATCCTGCTACGCATGATCAGTCATCCGAAACACAgtcgaagaaaaaaaagagacgTCGAAAGCCATCTACTAGGAACGGCTGCAAAGCACGTGTTACTGTGAGCAGAGG CTATGAAGACGTTGGATGTACGAGCGATGACTTTAGAAACTTGTCCTATCAGATGAATTGTTATCCTGATGGTTCAGACGCACAGTTGCTGTTGGACAGATTTATCACCAAACGCGATCTGGATGATCGGTTTAAGTGTGAATATTTGCTCGACGAGTGTCAAAAAGTGAAGAGCATATTCTGGAGTGATGCAACAGGGGTTGAAAACTTCAGCATCTTTGGTGACGCAGTTTCGTTTGATGCGACCTACTCAACCAACAG GTACAACATGATTTTTGCACCCTTTACTGGGAAGGACAACCATGGTGGATGCGTTACATTTGCAGCTGGCTTACTAAGCAGAGAGGATGTGAGTTCATACTCTTGGATACTAAAGCAATTTGTGGACTGTATGGGACATACACCTACTATGCTTATAACTGACCAAGATCCTGCACTGAAAATCGCTGTTGAAAATGTGATGCCGAATACAAGACACAGATTTTGCATGTGGCACATAATGATGAAAGTGGCCCAGAAACTTCCAATTTCGTTGAGAGAAAACGCTGAACTGACAAGCAAGTTATACGAAGTTGCATGGTCTGAGTTCGACGAGCCTTCTGATTTTGAGGAGAAGTGGTTCGAGGTTATAAATGAATATGGCCTTGCTGAACATTCGTGGTTCTCATATATGTTCTCCAAGCGGACATATTGGATCCCTGCATATTTTCGTGATTTAAGTATGAGTGGTTTGTTTAGAACCACATCAATGTCGGAAAGCGAGAATAGCTTCTTCCGTAAGTACTTGAATCGCAATTCTAATCTCGCTTCTTTCTATATTCATTATGAAAGCGCAATGCAGGCCCAGAGACACTCATACAAACAGCTGTGCATGACCGACCAGACTACGACACCCAAATTGAAGACACACTCATCCATAGAGCAGCACGCGTCTGATATATACACCAGGAATATTTTCTTGGAAGTGCAGGTTGAAATATTTGAGGCATTTAACCGCTGCTGCATAAAATCAATGGATACAGGAGCTGAAGAGCACTAG
- the LOC131008466 gene encoding uncharacterized protein LOC131008466 yields MLEDTIICSCKKFVKDGLSCRHMFVVMHNIGLKAIPQKYVIGRWLKDAGKSVLSIDNIKTHNFPLFSEAFRCIAIAEGNEALTESLMVELKKWADTNETQSTTSATAKEKMFQTFYRSKLPSEITIHPPDPVKTKGSGKRLKSTYEKELQKAKKPKRRCKKCRRLVRHDSRNCGKVVEEESDDD; encoded by the coding sequence ATGTTGGAGGACACCATAATCTGCTCATGTAAGAAATTCGTGAAGGATGGGTTGTCATGCAGGCACATGTTTGTTGTTATGCACAACATTGGTCTCAAAGCTATTCCACAGAAGTATGTTATAGGTAGATGGCTGAAGGATGCTGGGAAAAGTGTGTTATCGATTGACAACATAAAAACACACAACTTTCCATTATTTTCAGAGGCGTTTAGATGCATCGCAATTGCTGAAGGGAACGAGGCGTTAACTGAGTCACTCATGGTTGAACTTAAAAAATGGGCAGATACCAATGAGACTCAGTCCACAACCTCTGCAACTGCTAAGGAAAAAATGTTCCAGACGTTCTATAGATCCAAACTACCCTCTGAAATAACCATACATCCGCCAGACCCGGTAAAAACTAAAGGCAGTGGGAAGCGTTTGAAGTCTACTTATGAGAAAGAGCTCCAGAAGGCCAAGAAACCAAAGAGAAGGTGCAAAAAATGTAGACGCCTGGTCCGTCATGATTCGCGCAATTGTGGAAAGGTTGTTGAGGAGGAGAGCGATGATGATTAA